Proteins encoded within one genomic window of Bos indicus x Bos taurus breed Angus x Brahman F1 hybrid chromosome 18, Bos_hybrid_MaternalHap_v2.0, whole genome shotgun sequence:
- the SPATA33 gene encoding spermatogenesis-associated protein 33 isoform X2, whose amino-acid sequence MGLSKSKRKLGKDEESKTRRTYLVSKAEERRVDRPSRESKKPSDTKPAESLREEKGAAKRQWPSSEVGEKPDVNPEKKKLAIPQIIITTPSKETVISYGSMGMQEQRTIRERAEQGPYSRHRNPSTVDAYNIQTTE is encoded by the exons ATGGGCCTTTCCAAAAGCAAACGCAAACTGGGGAAAG ATGAGGAGTCGAAGACCCGGCGCACTTACTTAGTTTCAAAGGCTGAGGAAAGGCGGGTGGACAGACCTTCACGAGAGTCCAAGAAGCCTTCGGACACCAAGCCTGCGGAGAGCCTCCGTGAGGAGAAAGGGGCGGCTAAGCGGCAGTGGCCTTCATCTGAAGTGGGAG AGAAACCTGATGTAAATCCAGAAAAGAAGAAGCTTGCCATCCCACAGATCATCATCACCACACCGTCAAAAGAGACTGTGATCAGCTATGGTTCCATGGGAATGCAGGAGCAGAGAACCATTCGGGAACGGGCTGAGCAGGGTCCCTACTCCCGACACAGAAACCCCAGCACAGTAGACGCCTATAACATACAGACCACAGAATAA
- the SPATA33 gene encoding spermatogenesis-associated protein 33 isoform X1 encodes MGWSRGRWCCRGDRAGLGGGCPASVSQWAGRPLDEESKTRRTYLVSKAEERRVDRPSRESKKPSDTKPAESLREEKGAAKRQWPSSEVGEKPDVNPEKKKLAIPQIIITTPSKETVISYGSMGMQEQRTIRERAEQGPYSRHRNPSTVDAYNIQTTE; translated from the exons ATGGGCTGGTCCCGCGGGAGGTGGTGTTGCCGTGGTGACCGCGCAGGCTTGGGTGGCGGCTGTCCGGCGTCTGTGAGTCAGTGGGCAGGGCGCCCACTAG ATGAGGAGTCGAAGACCCGGCGCACTTACTTAGTTTCAAAGGCTGAGGAAAGGCGGGTGGACAGACCTTCACGAGAGTCCAAGAAGCCTTCGGACACCAAGCCTGCGGAGAGCCTCCGTGAGGAGAAAGGGGCGGCTAAGCGGCAGTGGCCTTCATCTGAAGTGGGAG AGAAACCTGATGTAAATCCAGAAAAGAAGAAGCTTGCCATCCCACAGATCATCATCACCACACCGTCAAAAGAGACTGTGATCAGCTATGGTTCCATGGGAATGCAGGAGCAGAGAACCATTCGGGAACGGGCTGAGCAGGGTCCCTACTCCCGACACAGAAACCCCAGCACAGTAGACGCCTATAACATACAGACCACAGAATAA
- the CHMP1A gene encoding charged multivesicular body protein 1a — translation MDDTLFQLKFTAKQLEKLAKKAEKDSKAEQAKVKKALQQKNVECARVYAENAIRKKNEGVNWLRMASRVDAVASKVQTAVTMKGVTKNMAQVTKALDRALSTMDLQKVSAVMDRFEQQVQNLDVHTSVMEDSMSSATTLTTPQEQVDSLILQIAEENGLEVLDQLSQLPEGASAVGESSVRSQEDQLSRRLAALRN, via the exons ATGGACG ACACCCTGTTCCAGCTGAAG TTCACGGCAAAGCAGCTGGAGAAGCTGGCCAAGAAGGCGGAGAAGGACTCCAAGGCAGAGCAGGCCAAGGTGAAGAAG GCCCTTCAGCAGAAGAATGTAgagtgtgcacgtgtgtatgCTGAGAACGCCATCCGCAAAAAGAACGAAGGTGTGAACTGGCTCCGCATGGCGTCCCGCGTGGATGCCGTGGCCTCTAAGGTGCAGACAGCAGTGACCATGAAGGGG GTGACCAAGAACATGGCGCAGGTGACCAAAGCCCTGGACCGGGCCCTCAGCACCATGGACCTGCAGAAGGTCTCTGCTGTGATGGACAGGTTCGAGCAGCAGGTGCAGAACCTGGATGTACACACGTCG GTGATGGAAGACTCCATGAGCTCGGCCACCACACTGACCACGCCACAGGAGCAGGTAGACAGCCTCATCCTGCAGATCGCGGAGGAGAACGGCCTGGAGGTGCTGGACCAGCTCAGCCAGCTGCCTGAGGGCGCCTCTGCTGTGGGCGAGAGCTCCGTGCGCAGCCAGGAGGACCAGCTGTCCCGGAG GTTGGCCGCCCTGAGGAATTAG
- the DPEP1 gene encoding dipeptidase 1 isoform X1, with product MPGEASESELRGPVQVPDGLTPGNVSSVINLQESSAAEVPELNVNDPDSWSGQTHSSGRQRVPRDSAMWTGWWLWPLVAVCTADQFRDNAVRLMQSTPVIDGHNDLPWQLLKRFNNQLQDPRANLTSLNGTHTNIPKLKAGFVGAQFWSAYTPCDTQNKDSVKRTLEQIDVIQRMCQLYPETFLCVTDSAGIQQAFQEGKVASLVGVEGGHSIDSSLGVLRALYHLGMRYLTLTHSCNTPWADNWLVDTGEDEAQSQGLSSFGQSVVKEMNRLGVIIDLAHVSVATMEAALQLSKAPVIFSHSSAYSVCRHRRNVPDHVLQLVKQTGSLVMVNFYNDYVSCKAEANLSQVADHLDYIKKVAGAGAVGFGGDYDGVSRLPSGLEDVSKYPDLVAELLRRQWTEEEVRGALAENLLRVFKAVEQASDHKQAPGEEPIPLGELEASCRTNYGYSGAPSLHLQPGTLLASLVTLLLSLCLL from the exons ATGCCTGGTGAGGCCTCTGAGTCTGAGCTGAGGGGACCAGTTCAGGTGCCCGACGG CTTAACTCCTGGAAATGTGTCCTCTGTCATCAACTTGCAAGAGTCATCTGCAGCTGAAGTCCCGGAACTGAACGTGAATGACCCG GACAGCTGGTCAGGACAGACGCACAGCAGCGGCAGGCAGCGGGTGCCCAGGGACAGTGCCATGTGGACCGGCTGGTGGCTCTGGCCCCTGGTGGCCGTCTGCACTGCAGACCAGTTCCGGGACAATGCGGTGAGACTCATGCAGAGCACGCCTGTCATTGACGG GCACAATGATCTGCCCTGGCAGCTGCTGAAGAGGTTCAACAATCAGCTTCAGGACCCAAGGGCCAACCTGACCAGCCTGAACGGCACGCACACCAACATCCCCAAGCTGAAGGCTGGCTTTGTGGGGGCCCAG TTCTGGTCTGCGTACACGCCCTGCGACACCCAGAATAAGGATTCGGTGAAGCGGACGCTGGAGCAGATTGATGTCATCCAGCGCATGTGCCAGCTCTACCCCGAGACCTTCTTGTGTGTCACGGACAGCGCAG gcatcCAGCAGGCCTTCCAGGAGGGGAAAGTGGCCAGTCTGGTTGGCGTGGAGGGCGGCCACTCCATCGACAGCAGTCTGGGTGTCCTGCGGGCGCTCTACCACCTGGGTATGCGCTACCTGACTCTCACCCACAGCTGCAACACGCCCTG GGCCGACAACTGGCTGGTGGACACGGGAGAGGACGAAGCCCAGAGCCAAGGCCTGTCATCCTTCGGGCAG AGCGTCGTGAAGGAGATGAACCGCCTGGGCGTCATCATCGACTTGGCCCACGTGTCCGTGGCCACCATGGAGGCCGCTCTGCAGCTGTCCAAGGCCCCGGTCATCTTCAGCCACTCCTCGGCATACAGCGTGTGCCGACACCGGCGCAACGTGCCCGACCACGTGCTGCAGCTGGTG AAGCAGACGGGCAGCCTGGTAATGGTGAACTTCTACAATGACTACGTTTCCTGCAAAGCGGAGGCCAACTTGTCCCAAGTGGCAG ACCACCTGGACTACATCAAGAAGGTTGCGGGAGCTGGAGCAGTGGGCTTTGGTGGGGACTACGATGGTGTGTCCAG GCTCCCCTCTGGGCTGGAGGACGTGTCCAAGTATCCAGACCTAGTCGCTGAGCTGCTCAGGAGACAGTGGACGGAGGAGGAGGTCAGGGGCGCCCTGGCTGAAAACCTACTAAGGGTCTTCAAGGCAGTGGAGCAG GCTAGCGATCACAAGCAGGCTCCTGGAGAGGAGCCCATCCCACTGGGCGAGCTGGAGGCTTCCTGCAGGACCAATTATGGCTACTCAGGGGCCCCCAGCCTCCACCTCCAGCCAGGGACCCTGCTGGCCTCCCTTGTGACCCTCCTCCTCAGCCTGTGTCTTCTCTGA
- the DPEP1 gene encoding dipeptidase 1 isoform X2 — protein MPGEASESELRGPVQVPDGWSGQTHSSGRQRVPRDSAMWTGWWLWPLVAVCTADQFRDNAVRLMQSTPVIDGHNDLPWQLLKRFNNQLQDPRANLTSLNGTHTNIPKLKAGFVGAQFWSAYTPCDTQNKDSVKRTLEQIDVIQRMCQLYPETFLCVTDSAGIQQAFQEGKVASLVGVEGGHSIDSSLGVLRALYHLGMRYLTLTHSCNTPWADNWLVDTGEDEAQSQGLSSFGQSVVKEMNRLGVIIDLAHVSVATMEAALQLSKAPVIFSHSSAYSVCRHRRNVPDHVLQLVKQTGSLVMVNFYNDYVSCKAEANLSQVADHLDYIKKVAGAGAVGFGGDYDGVSRLPSGLEDVSKYPDLVAELLRRQWTEEEVRGALAENLLRVFKAVEQASDHKQAPGEEPIPLGELEASCRTNYGYSGAPSLHLQPGTLLASLVTLLLSLCLL, from the exons ATGCCTGGTGAGGCCTCTGAGTCTGAGCTGAGGGGACCAGTTCAGGTGCCCGACGG CTGGTCAGGACAGACGCACAGCAGCGGCAGGCAGCGGGTGCCCAGGGACAGTGCCATGTGGACCGGCTGGTGGCTCTGGCCCCTGGTGGCCGTCTGCACTGCAGACCAGTTCCGGGACAATGCGGTGAGACTCATGCAGAGCACGCCTGTCATTGACGG GCACAATGATCTGCCCTGGCAGCTGCTGAAGAGGTTCAACAATCAGCTTCAGGACCCAAGGGCCAACCTGACCAGCCTGAACGGCACGCACACCAACATCCCCAAGCTGAAGGCTGGCTTTGTGGGGGCCCAG TTCTGGTCTGCGTACACGCCCTGCGACACCCAGAATAAGGATTCGGTGAAGCGGACGCTGGAGCAGATTGATGTCATCCAGCGCATGTGCCAGCTCTACCCCGAGACCTTCTTGTGTGTCACGGACAGCGCAG gcatcCAGCAGGCCTTCCAGGAGGGGAAAGTGGCCAGTCTGGTTGGCGTGGAGGGCGGCCACTCCATCGACAGCAGTCTGGGTGTCCTGCGGGCGCTCTACCACCTGGGTATGCGCTACCTGACTCTCACCCACAGCTGCAACACGCCCTG GGCCGACAACTGGCTGGTGGACACGGGAGAGGACGAAGCCCAGAGCCAAGGCCTGTCATCCTTCGGGCAG AGCGTCGTGAAGGAGATGAACCGCCTGGGCGTCATCATCGACTTGGCCCACGTGTCCGTGGCCACCATGGAGGCCGCTCTGCAGCTGTCCAAGGCCCCGGTCATCTTCAGCCACTCCTCGGCATACAGCGTGTGCCGACACCGGCGCAACGTGCCCGACCACGTGCTGCAGCTGGTG AAGCAGACGGGCAGCCTGGTAATGGTGAACTTCTACAATGACTACGTTTCCTGCAAAGCGGAGGCCAACTTGTCCCAAGTGGCAG ACCACCTGGACTACATCAAGAAGGTTGCGGGAGCTGGAGCAGTGGGCTTTGGTGGGGACTACGATGGTGTGTCCAG GCTCCCCTCTGGGCTGGAGGACGTGTCCAAGTATCCAGACCTAGTCGCTGAGCTGCTCAGGAGACAGTGGACGGAGGAGGAGGTCAGGGGCGCCCTGGCTGAAAACCTACTAAGGGTCTTCAAGGCAGTGGAGCAG GCTAGCGATCACAAGCAGGCTCCTGGAGAGGAGCCCATCCCACTGGGCGAGCTGGAGGCTTCCTGCAGGACCAATTATGGCTACTCAGGGGCCCCCAGCCTCCACCTCCAGCCAGGGACCCTGCTGGCCTCCCTTGTGACCCTCCTCCTCAGCCTGTGTCTTCTCTGA
- the DPEP1 gene encoding dipeptidase 1 isoform X3 yields the protein MWTGWWLWPLVAVCTADQFRDNAVRLMQSTPVIDGHNDLPWQLLKRFNNQLQDPRANLTSLNGTHTNIPKLKAGFVGAQFWSAYTPCDTQNKDSVKRTLEQIDVIQRMCQLYPETFLCVTDSAGIQQAFQEGKVASLVGVEGGHSIDSSLGVLRALYHLGMRYLTLTHSCNTPWADNWLVDTGEDEAQSQGLSSFGQSVVKEMNRLGVIIDLAHVSVATMEAALQLSKAPVIFSHSSAYSVCRHRRNVPDHVLQLVKQTGSLVMVNFYNDYVSCKAEANLSQVADHLDYIKKVAGAGAVGFGGDYDGVSRLPSGLEDVSKYPDLVAELLRRQWTEEEVRGALAENLLRVFKAVEQASDHKQAPGEEPIPLGELEASCRTNYGYSGAPSLHLQPGTLLASLVTLLLSLCLL from the exons ATGTGGACCGGCTGGTGGCTCTGGCCCCTGGTGGCCGTCTGCACTGCAGACCAGTTCCGGGACAATGCGGTGAGACTCATGCAGAGCACGCCTGTCATTGACGG GCACAATGATCTGCCCTGGCAGCTGCTGAAGAGGTTCAACAATCAGCTTCAGGACCCAAGGGCCAACCTGACCAGCCTGAACGGCACGCACACCAACATCCCCAAGCTGAAGGCTGGCTTTGTGGGGGCCCAG TTCTGGTCTGCGTACACGCCCTGCGACACCCAGAATAAGGATTCGGTGAAGCGGACGCTGGAGCAGATTGATGTCATCCAGCGCATGTGCCAGCTCTACCCCGAGACCTTCTTGTGTGTCACGGACAGCGCAG gcatcCAGCAGGCCTTCCAGGAGGGGAAAGTGGCCAGTCTGGTTGGCGTGGAGGGCGGCCACTCCATCGACAGCAGTCTGGGTGTCCTGCGGGCGCTCTACCACCTGGGTATGCGCTACCTGACTCTCACCCACAGCTGCAACACGCCCTG GGCCGACAACTGGCTGGTGGACACGGGAGAGGACGAAGCCCAGAGCCAAGGCCTGTCATCCTTCGGGCAG AGCGTCGTGAAGGAGATGAACCGCCTGGGCGTCATCATCGACTTGGCCCACGTGTCCGTGGCCACCATGGAGGCCGCTCTGCAGCTGTCCAAGGCCCCGGTCATCTTCAGCCACTCCTCGGCATACAGCGTGTGCCGACACCGGCGCAACGTGCCCGACCACGTGCTGCAGCTGGTG AAGCAGACGGGCAGCCTGGTAATGGTGAACTTCTACAATGACTACGTTTCCTGCAAAGCGGAGGCCAACTTGTCCCAAGTGGCAG ACCACCTGGACTACATCAAGAAGGTTGCGGGAGCTGGAGCAGTGGGCTTTGGTGGGGACTACGATGGTGTGTCCAG GCTCCCCTCTGGGCTGGAGGACGTGTCCAAGTATCCAGACCTAGTCGCTGAGCTGCTCAGGAGACAGTGGACGGAGGAGGAGGTCAGGGGCGCCCTGGCTGAAAACCTACTAAGGGTCTTCAAGGCAGTGGAGCAG GCTAGCGATCACAAGCAGGCTCCTGGAGAGGAGCCCATCCCACTGGGCGAGCTGGAGGCTTCCTGCAGGACCAATTATGGCTACTCAGGGGCCCCCAGCCTCCACCTCCAGCCAGGGACCCTGCTGGCCTCCCTTGTGACCCTCCTCCTCAGCCTGTGTCTTCTCTGA